The region TTTCCCGACTGAAGTCCTGACTCACCACCAGTACCGGATTATCAAACTGCCAGACGCGCACGACCTTTGGCGCGGCGACGCGACAGGACAGCACGGCCGTTCTTGGTAGCCATGCGAGCACGGAAGCCGTGAGTACGGGCGCGTTTGATGGTGCTTGGTTGGAAAGTACGTTTCATGGCGTTGTTACCTGGTTCGTCCACAACGGGCC is a window of Pseudomonas antarctica DNA encoding:
- the rpmH gene encoding 50S ribosomal protein L34, producing MKRTFQPSTIKRARTHGFRARMATKNGRAVLSRRRAKGRARLAV